In Granulicatella elegans, one genomic interval encodes:
- a CDS encoding PEP/pyruvate-binding domain-containing protein, whose amino-acid sequence MILDFNEIKKEDVLVAGGKGANLGEMTSAKINVPSGFVITADAYRDFLKVNGIDILIENGIKKSVDDKRKLLNEAEHFRGKIKSGKFPERLENAIREKYFDLGNNTRVAVRSSATAEDLPDASFAGQQETYLNVQGIESVLNAVRNCYASLWGNRAVSYRFHQGYDQTSVSIAVVIQEMIESEKSGVLFTVNPVNKKENEMQINASFGLGESVVSGRVTADSYIIDKSGKIAQVNIGSKETQIIYGDKETVEVAVSSDKRKTRALNDREILELMKCGLEIEKHYRMPMDIEWAIKNDIVYILQARAITTLKNSGNDITGNDLIEKYIKGKKIKKDTREVMSFFLEKMPFAHRVLDFDYLMAINDQKVNILSEGGIILPRNPIIDDDGIQTFSDEGKRIGKNIFNFLIS is encoded by the coding sequence ATGATTCTGGATTTTAATGAGATAAAAAAGGAAGATGTATTAGTTGCTGGAGGTAAAGGTGCTAATCTTGGAGAAATGACTTCTGCTAAAATAAATGTTCCAAGTGGATTTGTTATAACAGCAGACGCATATAGAGATTTTTTAAAAGTAAATGGGATTGATATTCTCATTGAAAATGGAATTAAAAAATCAGTAGATGATAAAAGAAAACTTCTAAATGAAGCTGAGCATTTTAGAGGAAAGATAAAGTCTGGAAAATTTCCTGAAAGGTTAGAGAATGCAATAAGAGAAAAATATTTTGATCTTGGAAATAATACAAGAGTTGCAGTGCGTTCTTCAGCAACGGCAGAAGATTTGCCAGATGCCAGTTTTGCAGGGCAACAAGAAACTTATTTAAATGTTCAAGGTATTGAAAGTGTATTGAATGCAGTGCGTAATTGTTATGCTTCGCTTTGGGGAAATAGAGCTGTAAGTTATAGATTTCATCAAGGTTATGATCAAACTTCAGTTTCTATTGCAGTTGTTATTCAAGAAATGATAGAGAGTGAAAAATCAGGAGTTTTATTTACCGTAAATCCAGTAAACAAAAAAGAAAATGAAATGCAAATAAATGCAAGCTTTGGATTAGGAGAAAGTGTTGTAAGCGGAAGAGTTACAGCTGATAGCTACATTATTGATAAATCAGGGAAAATAGCTCAAGTAAATATTGGAAGCAAGGAAACACAGATTATATATGGGGATAAGGAAACTGTTGAAGTAGCAGTAAGCTCTGATAAAAGAAAAACTCGTGCATTAAATGATAGAGAAATACTTGAACTTATGAAGTGTGGTTTAGAGATTGAAAAACACTATCGCATGCCTATGGATATTGAATGGGCAATCAAAAATGATATTGTATATATTTTACAGGCGAGAGCGATTACCACATTAAAAAATTCCGGAAATGATATAACTGGCAATGATTTAATAGAGAAGTATATAAAGGGTAAAAAAATCAAAAAGGATACACGAGAAGTAATGTCATTCTTTTTAGAAAAAATGCCTTTTGCACATAGAGTCCTTGATTTCGATTATTTAATGGCAATTAATGATCAGAAAGTAAACATTTTATCAGAAGGTGGGATTATTTTACCAAGAAATCCAATTATAGATGATGATGGCATACAAACTTTTTCTGATGAAGGAAAGCGAATTGGAAAGAATATTTTCAATTTTTTAATATCTTAA
- a CDS encoding TIR domain-containing protein: protein MAKRQVFFSFHYDNDNWRAGQVRNMGKVDSSSTFSDNDWEEVKEKTESKIKEWIDEQLNKRSCLVVLIGEKTANRKWINYEIKKAYELNKGIVGIYIHKLKNAKGEQDSKGSNPFDYYNISGVSMSKYVKCFESNWSASDNVYNDIKDNIEDLIEYGIEHKPSTW from the coding sequence ATGGCAAAAAGACAGGTATTTTTTAGCTTTCATTACGATAATGATAATTGGAGGGCAGGACAGGTTCGCAACATGGGGAAAGTAGACAGTAGTTCTACCTTTTCTGATAATGACTGGGAGGAAGTAAAAGAAAAAACTGAAAGTAAAATTAAAGAATGGATTGATGAACAGTTGAATAAGCGTTCATGTTTAGTTGTTTTGATTGGAGAAAAAACAGCAAACAGAAAATGGATAAATTATGAAATAAAAAAAGCATATGAGTTAAATAAAGGAATTGTAGGAATCTATATTCACAAACTGAAAAACGCAAAGGGTGAACAAGATAGTAAAGGTTCTAATCCTTTTGATTACTATAATATAAGCGGAGTATCAATGTCTAAATATGTTAAATGTTTTGAGTCCAATTGGTCAGCAAGTGATAATGTTTATAATGACATCAAGGATAACATAGAAGATTTGATAGAATATGGTATTGAACACAAACCATCAACTTGGTAA
- a CDS encoding SIR2 family protein, translated as MFFIKGEVSKKDLIREIEKAIKSDELGAFIGAGLSIPAGFCSWKELLREPAEEIGLDVEKENDLVNLAQYYSNSKKRTSIDDLIKGQFSQLVKPTENHKLLSQLPISTFWTTNYDKLIEKALETNMKKPYVKTKDEQLRGTNYNFDAIVYKLHGDVESPEDAVLTRSDYEEFGYNKRKLFREVLEGDLLTKTFLFLGFSFEDPNFNYVIGRLRVLLDEKNTRKHYCIMKRVQDTDEDYEYKKVRQELQIEDINRYGIFTYLVDDYNEITDILSILVDRYRRKTIFVSGSAYCYPGYSHETGKNFIHKLSFELSKNGYRIVNGYGKGVGEFILNGVADYCLNHNSKISDFLTLMPFPQNSSLGIDLDKLYKENREQMIDNCGIAIFIFGNKETENIASGVIDEFELCKKHGLVCLPIEHTGGSAKEIFNKITREITDKNTISAIEQANKQCDGDIDMSVKNIVQAVKILNKEEL; from the coding sequence GTGTTTTTTATTAAAGGTGAAGTATCCAAAAAAGATTTGATTAGAGAAATTGAAAAAGCTATTAAAAGTGATGAATTAGGAGCATTTATTGGAGCAGGATTATCAATTCCTGCTGGGTTTTGTAGTTGGAAAGAACTTCTCAGAGAACCAGCAGAAGAGATTGGATTAGATGTTGAAAAAGAAAATGATTTGGTTAATTTGGCTCAGTATTATTCTAATTCGAAAAAGAGAACATCAATAGATGATCTTATCAAAGGTCAATTTTCTCAATTAGTAAAACCCACTGAAAATCATAAATTATTATCACAGTTACCCATTTCAACTTTTTGGACAACAAATTATGATAAGTTAATAGAAAAGGCTTTAGAAACCAATATGAAAAAGCCTTATGTAAAAACAAAGGATGAACAACTAAGAGGTACAAATTATAATTTTGATGCAATAGTATACAAATTGCATGGCGATGTAGAATCTCCTGAAGATGCAGTACTTACAAGAAGTGATTATGAAGAATTTGGATATAACAAAAGAAAATTATTCAGAGAGGTTTTAGAGGGCGATTTGCTTACCAAGACATTTCTATTTTTAGGATTTAGCTTTGAAGATCCAAACTTTAACTATGTAATAGGAAGATTAAGGGTATTACTCGACGAAAAGAATACAAGAAAACATTATTGTATTATGAAAAGAGTTCAAGATACTGATGAGGATTATGAGTACAAAAAAGTAAGACAAGAGCTGCAAATAGAAGATATAAATAGGTATGGTATTTTTACCTATTTGGTAGATGACTATAATGAAATTACTGACATATTAAGTATACTTGTAGATAGATATCGAAGAAAAACAATATTTGTATCGGGTAGTGCATATTGTTATCCGGGTTATTCTCATGAAACTGGTAAAAATTTTATTCACAAGCTATCTTTTGAACTATCAAAGAATGGTTATCGTATTGTGAATGGATATGGCAAAGGGGTAGGTGAATTTATATTAAATGGTGTCGCAGATTATTGCTTGAATCATAATTCCAAAATAAGTGATTTTTTGACGCTTATGCCTTTCCCGCAAAATAGCTCATTGGGAATAGATTTAGATAAGTTATATAAAGAAAATAGAGAGCAAATGATTGATAATTGCGGAATCGCTATATTCATTTTTGGAAACAAAGAAACAGAAAATATTGCAAGTGGAGTTATAGATGAATTTGAGTTATGTAAAAAGCATGGGTTAGTATGTTTACCAATTGAACATACTGGTGGGTCAGCTAAAGAAATATTCAATAAAATAACTCGAGAAATTACAGATAAAAATACAATAAGTGCAATTGAACAGGCAAATAAACAATGCGATGGCGATATTGATATGTCTGTTAAAAACATAGTTCAAGCAGTTAAAATATTAAACAAGGAGGAGCTTTAA
- a CDS encoding DNA-binding protein, which yields MDYKTMRNQIEDMVNDNHKDFVKAIISVEKGINDESALDKLYDAYMDNDSLNLLHEEFDYMIDDLREQGQIKDLPYVQEEKDNLINIVGNIVGEVDLVERENKNGEAFKVANFSVVSKDDEGNKVYRNCSAYGEKSDIPKDFKQGDFVKLFGQIRTSIDDNGKEHSNIRILSSKLLKAKEQMKGQEEKKESVLGAIKKYQAEDKEKPKEKKEASKEAER from the coding sequence ATGGATTACAAAACAATGAGAAATCAAATAGAAGATATGGTAAATGATAATCATAAGGACTTTGTAAAAGCGATTATAAGCGTAGAAAAAGGTATCAATGATGAAAGTGCTTTAGACAAGCTCTATGACGCTTATATGGACAATGACAGCCTTAATTTGCTACATGAGGAATTTGACTACATGATTGATGATTTAAGGGAACAGGGACAGATAAAAGATCTGCCTTATGTTCAGGAAGAAAAGGATAATCTTATCAATATCGTTGGCAATATTGTAGGGGAAGTCGATTTAGTTGAAAGGGAAAATAAGAACGGAGAAGCCTTTAAGGTAGCTAATTTCTCCGTAGTATCTAAAGACGATGAAGGAAACAAGGTATATCGCAACTGCTCCGCTTATGGAGAAAAAAGCGATATTCCAAAGGACTTTAAGCAGGGAGACTTTGTTAAGCTCTTTGGACAAATAAGAACATCCATTGATGATAACGGCAAGGAGCATAGCAACATCAGGATACTTTCTTCAAAGCTACTAAAGGCAAAGGAACAAATGAAAGGACAAGAAGAAAAGAAAGAATCTGTACTTGGAGCTATCAAGAAATATCAGGCGGAAGATAAGGAAAAGCCAAAAGAAAAGAAAGAAGCAAGCAAAGAAGCTGAGAGATAA
- a CDS encoding BsuBI/PstI family type II restriction endonuclease, translating to MSKLEEAKNILSELKVPPKQQSDLCGYVILAMADIKKNDEWANATNKWIRIHDVIAFIREFYEVSYAENSRETFRKQAMHHFRNAAFIEDNGKATNSPNYRYRLTDEMLLLVKTFQSSLWEEQKNIFLKSHQNLIDLYSSKKAVRKMPVKINGDEFTFSPGKHNQLQKFIIEEFAPRFAENSECLYVGDTIQKDLVKNEEKLKELGFEITLHDKMPDVVLYSEDKNWIYFVESVTSVGAMEPKRIKEIEEMTENVSAGKIYVTAFLDFKTFKKFSESLAWETEVWIADMPDHMIHLNGDKFLGPRK from the coding sequence ATGTCTAAATTAGAAGAAGCAAAGAATATTTTAAGTGAGCTTAAGGTTCCACCAAAACAGCAGTCAGATCTATGTGGATATGTTATTTTGGCAATGGCAGATATTAAAAAGAATGATGAATGGGCTAATGCAACTAATAAATGGATAAGAATACATGATGTTATTGCCTTTATTAGAGAGTTTTATGAGGTTTCATATGCAGAGAATAGTAGAGAAACATTCCGTAAACAGGCGATGCATCATTTTAGGAATGCAGCATTTATTGAAGATAATGGGAAAGCAACAAATAGCCCTAATTACAGGTATCGATTAACTGATGAAATGTTGTTATTAGTAAAAACATTTCAATCAAGTCTGTGGGAAGAACAGAAGAATATTTTCTTAAAATCTCATCAGAACTTAATTGATCTATATAGTTCTAAAAAAGCAGTAAGAAAAATGCCTGTTAAAATAAACGGGGACGAGTTCACATTTTCTCCCGGTAAACACAATCAATTACAGAAATTTATTATTGAAGAATTTGCTCCACGATTTGCTGAGAACTCTGAATGTTTGTATGTTGGTGATACAATTCAAAAGGATTTGGTGAAGAATGAGGAGAAACTAAAAGAATTAGGCTTTGAGATAACACTCCATGACAAAATGCCGGATGTTGTTTTATATTCAGAAGATAAGAACTGGATTTACTTTGTTGAGTCTGTAACTTCTGTAGGTGCAATGGAGCCAAAAAGAATAAAAGAAATTGAAGAAATGACGGAAAATGTTTCAGCTGGGAAAATATATGTAACAGCATTTTTAGACTTTAAAACATTTAAGAAATTTTCAGAGTCTTTAGCGTGGGAAACGGAAGTATGGATTGCGGATATGCCAGACCATATGATTCATCTAAATGGGGATAAATTCTTAGGACCGAGAAAATAA
- a CDS encoding plasmid mobilization protein: protein MANRMRNERLEIKLTEEEKALFEEKRKLAKCRNMSHFIRKCVLEKEIYQVDLEPFRDLQGLLSNATNNINQIANRVNSIGIIYKDDINDMKKQIEHFSKELWQIHSLLLNRTSGGD, encoded by the coding sequence ATGGCAAATAGAATGCGAAATGAAAGACTGGAAATTAAATTAACCGAAGAAGAAAAGGCTCTTTTTGAAGAGAAAAGAAAACTTGCTAAGTGTAGAAATATGAGCCATTTCATTCGCAAGTGCGTTTTAGAAAAGGAAATATATCAAGTGGATTTAGAACCGTTTAGAGATTTACAGGGCTTGCTTTCCAACGCTACAAACAACATCAATCAGATTGCAAATCGTGTAAATTCTATCGGCATAATTTACAAAGATGATATAAACGATATGAAAAAGCAGATTGAACATTTCTCAAAAGAGTTGTGGCAGATACATTCACTGCTTCTTAACAGAACTTCCGGAGGTGATTAA
- a CDS encoding relaxase/mobilization nuclease domain-containing protein has product MAITKIHPIKSTLNLAISYIVNGEKTDEQILVSTHKCHQETAHTQFLRTRNDAGTNGTVLARHLIQSFLPGEASPEIAHQIGLELCKKILKDEYEYVLSTHIDKGHIHNHIIFNNVNIVTGKCYQSNKRSYHQIRYQSDKLCKENNLSVIDEFYESYKRKYKTNGKSWYENEQSKKGNSWKSRLQFDIDRLIKQSKDWEEFLKKMAKLGYEIKHGKHIAFKPKDKQRFTRAKTIGEDYTEERLKERITENQTIKTPPVKKRIGNIINMNTNAKVKESKGYEYWATKHNLNTMAESVIFIREHGIKSVKQLDEYIRKSAEERQNLQDKIKEIDKDMQLLSNTMEQIHTVKKYRACYKEYKANPSDKAFFEEYKSQIALYETALSKLKSSYSKLPNSKNILDKLDKLQEKKNTLMQEYSSTKSTMDELYQIRKNYGIYMGKEMER; this is encoded by the coding sequence ATGGCTATTACAAAAATACATCCTATAAAATCAACCCTTAATCTTGCCATTTCATATATTGTTAATGGAGAAAAAACAGATGAGCAAATCTTAGTAAGCACTCATAAATGCCATCAGGAAACTGCTCATACCCAGTTTTTAAGAACACGAAATGATGCCGGAACAAACGGAACTGTTCTTGCAAGACACCTTATTCAATCCTTTTTACCCGGAGAAGCAAGTCCGGAAATAGCACATCAAATCGGTCTTGAACTGTGTAAAAAGATATTAAAGGATGAGTACGAATATGTCTTATCTACCCATATAGATAAAGGGCATATCCACAATCACATCATATTCAATAATGTAAATATAGTTACAGGCAAGTGCTACCAATCCAACAAGAGAAGCTACCACCAAATCAGGTATCAAAGCGATAAACTATGCAAAGAAAATAATCTATCTGTTATTGATGAGTTCTACGAGAGCTATAAGAGAAAGTACAAAACAAATGGTAAGTCATGGTATGAAAATGAGCAATCTAAGAAAGGCAATTCTTGGAAAAGCAGACTTCAATTTGATATTGATCGTTTGATAAAACAGTCTAAAGATTGGGAGGAATTTCTAAAGAAAATGGCGAAACTTGGTTATGAAATAAAACATGGAAAACACATTGCTTTTAAGCCAAAAGATAAGCAAAGATTTACAAGGGCTAAGACGATTGGTGAGGACTATACCGAAGAAAGATTAAAAGAGCGTATTACGGAAAATCAAACGATTAAAACCCCACCTGTCAAAAAACGAATCGGAAATATCATCAATATGAATACCAATGCCAAAGTGAAAGAGAGCAAAGGCTATGAATATTGGGCAACCAAGCATAACTTAAATACAATGGCTGAGTCAGTTATTTTTATCAGAGAACATGGCATTAAATCCGTTAAGCAGCTTGATGAATACATTAGGAAAAGTGCTGAAGAGAGACAGAACTTACAAGATAAAATCAAAGAAATTGACAAGGATATGCAGCTACTTTCTAATACGATGGAACAAATTCATACCGTTAAAAAGTATCGAGCCTGTTACAAGGAATATAAGGCAAATCCATCGGACAAGGCATTTTTTGAAGAATACAAATCGCAAATTGCGCTCTATGAAACTGCTCTTTCCAAGCTAAAAAGCTCCTATTCTAAACTTCCAAATTCAAAGAATATTTTAGATAAACTTGATAAATTGCAAGAAAAAAAGAATACCCTAATGCAAGAGTATTCTTCTACCAAATCTACTATGGACGAGCTTTATCAAATACGAAAGAACTATGGAATTTACATGGGTAAGGAGATGGAGAGATAG
- a CDS encoding TetR/AcrR family transcriptional regulator: MAKAFTEEEKIKIKESIMETALDLFHDKGTKSLSISELTKRVGIAQGSFYNFWKDKESLIIDLMAYRSIQKLENIEREFSNSLTNPKKFLSEVIYKYSIDMTEKIKTQPIYKEAFRIFASQDSKKVNRVENLYGDFLDRLIDYWYKNNVVKSVDKQGLSNAFVGSFVLCSNYFHFNKDTFEEVLNIYIQSIVFKYIEI, from the coding sequence ATGGCAAAGGCATTTACAGAAGAAGAAAAGATAAAAATCAAAGAAAGTATTATGGAAACTGCTCTTGATTTATTTCATGATAAAGGTACAAAATCACTTAGTATTTCGGAATTGACAAAAAGAGTAGGAATAGCACAAGGAAGTTTCTATAATTTTTGGAAAGACAAAGAATCTCTTATCATCGATTTAATGGCATATAGGTCAATACAAAAATTGGAAAACATTGAAAGAGAATTTTCAAATTCACTCACGAATCCTAAAAAATTCCTTTCAGAGGTAATTTATAAGTATTCGATAGATATGACTGAGAAAATTAAAACTCAGCCAATTTATAAAGAGGCATTTAGAATATTTGCAAGTCAAGATTCAAAGAAAGTGAATAGAGTAGAAAATCTATATGGTGATTTTTTGGATAGGTTAATAGATTATTGGTACAAAAATAATGTAGTAAAAAGCGTAGATAAGCAAGGCTTATCAAATGCCTTTGTTGGCAGCTTTGTTCTATGTTCAAATTATTTCCATTTTAATAAAGATACCTTTGAAGAAGTGCTTAATATTTATATACAAAGCATTGTTTTTAAATATATAGAAATTTAA
- a CDS encoding Eco57I restriction-modification methylase domain-containing protein, producing MMKIIDYVIESTNKYIEQMPKEIRKKNGQFFTSKETALFMASLFDLSSFSKEISILDPGAGSGILTAALVQRIIDTDKIKTIKITCYETDGDILELLNKNLLWIRDNSSLKIEYKIVKDNYITSQTLEYNNMLGACTEPEKYDVIIGNPPYLKIGKTANEALSMPDICYGAPNLYFLFMEMASFNLVDNGELVFIVPRSWTSGAYFRKFREKFLREVVLRHIHLFVSRDKVFDKEAVLQETIIIKAKKESNKPKNITITTTNANFDFDSKTVFEAPYDMVVSGEHKYVFLITDKEEADTIKKVNEWNDTLPTLGLKMKTGLTVDFRNRESLRNDAEEKAVPLFYSQHIKDGKVIFPVGKENEYLLTEQKGLLQENTNYLFVKRFTAKEEKRRLQCGIYLAKNFSTYKAISTQNKINFITGLQGLSDCLVYGLYVVMNSTLYDNYYRILNGSTQVNATEINSMPIPPLTCIENMGKELIKLKDMSEENCDEILGRFIYV from the coding sequence ATGATGAAAATAATTGATTATGTAATTGAATCTACAAATAAATATATTGAACAGATGCCAAAAGAAATTCGCAAGAAAAATGGGCAATTTTTTACAAGCAAAGAAACAGCTCTTTTTATGGCATCATTATTTGATTTATCATCATTTTCAAAAGAAATTTCTATACTTGATCCGGGAGCGGGTTCAGGGATACTTACTGCGGCACTTGTCCAAAGAATAATTGATACAGATAAGATTAAAACGATAAAAATAACTTGTTATGAAACTGATGGTGATATTTTAGAACTTTTAAATAAAAATTTGTTGTGGATAAGAGACAATTCATCATTAAAAATTGAATACAAAATAGTCAAAGATAATTATATAACGAGTCAAACGCTTGAATACAACAACATGCTGGGTGCGTGTACTGAACCTGAAAAATACGATGTGATTATAGGAAATCCGCCTTATTTAAAGATTGGGAAAACGGCTAATGAAGCTTTATCTATGCCTGACATCTGTTATGGAGCACCAAACTTGTATTTTCTTTTTATGGAGATGGCAAGTTTTAATTTAGTCGATAATGGCGAATTAGTATTTATCGTTCCGAGATCATGGACTTCTGGAGCTTATTTCAGAAAGTTTCGCGAGAAATTTTTAAGAGAAGTAGTTTTGAGGCATATTCATTTATTTGTGAGCAGAGATAAAGTTTTCGATAAGGAAGCTGTTTTGCAAGAAACAATAATTATTAAGGCTAAGAAAGAATCTAACAAGCCTAAAAATATTACTATAACTACAACGAACGCTAATTTTGATTTCGACAGCAAGACTGTTTTTGAAGCTCCTTACGATATGGTTGTTTCTGGAGAACACAAATATGTTTTTTTGATAACTGATAAAGAAGAAGCTGATACGATTAAAAAGGTAAATGAATGGAATGATACCTTGCCAACTCTTGGCTTGAAAATGAAAACTGGTTTGACAGTTGATTTTAGAAATCGAGAGTCTCTAAGAAATGATGCAGAGGAAAAAGCAGTTCCTTTATTTTATTCGCAACATATAAAAGATGGTAAAGTGATTTTTCCTGTTGGAAAAGAAAATGAGTATCTATTAACGGAGCAAAAAGGATTATTGCAGGAGAACACTAATTATTTATTTGTGAAAAGATTTACGGCAAAGGAAGAAAAGCGTAGATTACAATGTGGAATTTATTTAGCTAAAAATTTTTCAACATATAAGGCAATTAGCACACAGAATAAGATAAATTTTATTACAGGCTTACAAGGATTATCAGATTGTTTGGTTTATGGTTTGTATGTTGTAATGAACTCTACGCTTTATGATAATTATTACAGAATTTTAAATGGATCAACTCAAGTGAATGCTACTGAAATTAACTCGATGCCAATTCCGCCACTAACCTGTATTGAGAATATGGGAAAGGAACTGATTAAATTAAAGGATATGTCTGAAGAAAATTGTGATGAAATATTAGGGAGATTTATATATGTCTAA
- a CDS encoding helix-turn-helix domain-containing protein: MSKISYKKLFKKMIDLDMKNSELMEKAEVSRSTFYKMKNSENITTDVIVRICDSLNCGINEIMELVNDENN; the protein is encoded by the coding sequence GTGTCAAAAATAAGTTATAAAAAGCTATTTAAAAAAATGATAGATTTAGACATGAAAAACTCTGAGCTAATGGAAAAAGCGGAAGTTAGTCGAAGTACTTTTTATAAAATGAAGAATAGTGAGAATATCACTACTGATGTGATTGTCAGAATATGTGATAGTTTGAACTGTGGTATAAATGAAATTATGGAGTTGGTGAATGATGAAAATAATTGA
- the ltrA gene encoding group II intron reverse transcriptase/maturase, which translates to MNSKMCATTNRAKNWESIDFSLAESYVKKLQMRIVKAWKMSKYGKVKSLQHLLTTSFYAKALAIKRVTENQGKKTSGVDGELWLTSQAKYKAIEKLNLRGYKPKPLRRVYIPKKNGKKRPLSIPTMTDRAMQTLYKFALEPIAEITADPNSYGFRAKRCTQDAIEQCFTSLNKKKSAKWVLEGDIKGCFDNISHEWILNNIPMNKKLLKLWLECGYIEKQKVFPTETGSPQGSPISPIISNMVLDGLEKAIKEKYHRRTVNKKTYFPKVNFVRYADDFIVTGESEELLENGVKPIIVKFLAERGLELSEEKTLITHINDGFDFLGVNIRMYKDKLLTKPSDNNFKAIVDKIRRIIKDNPSMKQEILIRKLNPIIIGWVNYQKYNVSSKAFEKLDYEIYKSLWTWCVRRHPKKGRKWIAKKYFHTIGNRTWTFSVATGDRMENGEKYYLRLKYATDTDIKRFTKIQAEANPFDENWQIYFEEREDLKIRNELKGRTVINRLYKTQNGICPVCGEKITIDTDFRVHQTIQNNITLKTLVHPWCHRKLHINDEENTLAL; encoded by the coding sequence ATGAACAGTAAAATGTGTGCTACTACTAACAGAGCTAAAAACTGGGAAAGTATAGACTTTTCTCTAGCAGAAAGCTATGTTAAAAAACTACAAATGCGTATTGTGAAAGCGTGGAAAATGAGTAAATATGGAAAGGTAAAATCTTTACAACATTTACTCACAACTTCATTTTATGCAAAAGCCTTGGCTATTAAGAGGGTAACTGAAAATCAAGGCAAGAAAACAAGTGGTGTTGATGGTGAATTATGGCTAACATCACAGGCAAAGTATAAGGCGATAGAAAAGTTAAATTTAAGAGGATATAAACCTAAGCCTCTTAGAAGAGTGTATATACCAAAGAAAAATGGTAAGAAAAGACCTCTCAGCATTCCTACAATGACAGATAGAGCAATGCAAACACTATATAAATTTGCACTTGAACCCATAGCAGAAATTACTGCTGACCCTAATTCTTATGGATTTAGGGCAAAAAGATGTACACAAGATGCTATCGAGCAGTGTTTTACGTCACTCAATAAAAAGAAGTCTGCAAAATGGGTACTTGAGGGAGATATAAAAGGTTGTTTTGATAATATAAGTCATGAATGGATATTAAATAATATCCCAATGAACAAGAAATTATTAAAACTCTGGCTTGAGTGTGGATATATAGAAAAACAAAAAGTATTTCCAACAGAAACAGGAAGTCCACAAGGCTCGCCAATATCACCTATTATTTCCAATATGGTATTAGATGGTTTAGAAAAAGCAATCAAAGAGAAATACCATAGAAGAACAGTAAACAAGAAAACATATTTCCCAAAGGTTAATTTTGTTAGATATGCAGATGATTTCATTGTTACAGGAGAAAGTGAAGAATTGCTTGAAAATGGTGTAAAGCCAATCATTGTAAAATTCTTGGCTGAAAGAGGTTTAGAATTATCAGAGGAAAAGACACTTATAACACACATAAATGACGGTTTTGATTTTCTTGGAGTTAATATTAGGATGTATAAAGATAAGTTGCTTACAAAACCATCTGATAATAACTTCAAGGCTATTGTCGATAAAATCAGACGAATCATAAAAGATAATCCGTCAATGAAACAAGAAATTTTGATCAGAAAATTAAATCCAATCATTATAGGTTGGGTAAACTATCAGAAATATAATGTTTCATCTAAAGCCTTTGAAAAACTTGATTATGAAATATATAAAAGCTTGTGGACCTGGTGCGTTCGTAGACACCCAAAGAAAGGTAGAAAATGGATAGCTAAGAAATACTTCCATACCATTGGAAACAGAACCTGGACTTTCAGTGTAGCAACTGGCGATAGAATGGAAAATGGCGAGAAATACTATCTTCGTCTTAAATATGCTACAGACACTGATATTAAAAGATTTACCAAGATACAAGCTGAAGCAAATCCATTTGATGAAAATTGGCAAATATACTTTGAAGAAAGAGAAGATTTAAAAATACGAAACGAACTTAAAGGACGTACAGTTATAAATAGACTGTATAAAACGCAAAATGGAATATGCCCTGTTTGTGGAGAGAAAATAACTATAGATACAGACTTTAGAGTACATCAAACAATTCAAAATAACATTACCCTTAAAACTTTAGTACACCCTTGGTGTCATAGAAAATTGCATATAAATGATGAAGAAAACACGCTGGCTCTTTAA